The proteins below are encoded in one region of Tomitella fengzijianii:
- a CDS encoding 50S ribosomal protein bL37: MSKRGRKRRDRKKRPANHGKRPNS, encoded by the coding sequence ATGAGCAAGCGTGGACGCAAGCGTCGCGACCGCAAGAAGAGGCCCGCCAACCACGGCAAGCGCCCCAACAGCTGA